The following are encoded together in the Phaseolus vulgaris cultivar G19833 chromosome 9, P. vulgaris v2.0, whole genome shotgun sequence genome:
- the LOC137820091 gene encoding carbamoyl phosphate synthase small chain, chloroplastic: protein MATKALSFALSFNDLTNCFSSNPPRAAVAKVSVFTVRCSSGSGERPWKNSDARLVLEDGSIWRAKSFGASGTQVGEVVFNTSLTGYQEILTDPSYAGQFVLMTNPHIGNTGVNFDDEESMRCFLAGLVIRSLSISTSNWRCAKSLGDYLAERNIMGIYDVDTRAITRRLRQDGSLIGVLSTDDSKTDEQLLQMSKSWDIVGVDLISGVSCKSPHEWVDKTKQQWEFSSGKVPGETFHVVAYDFGIKHNILKRLASYGCKITVVPSTWPASETLKMKPDGVLFSNGPGDPSAVPYAVETVKNIIGKVPVFGICMGHQLLGQALGGKTFKMKFGHHGGNHPVRNLQTGHVEISAQNHNYAVDPATLPEGVKVTHINLNDGSCAGLAFPAQQLMSLQYHPEASPGPHDSDYAFKEFIELMKQRENRTKESLPQFSTLHSG from the exons ATGGCGACAAAAGCTTTGTCTTTCGCTCTGTCCTTCAATGACCTCACCAACTGCTTCTCTTCCAATCCGCCACGCGCCGCCGTCGCCAAAGTTTCCGTCTTTACCGTCAGATGCTCTTCGG GTAGTGGAGAAAGGCCTTGGAAAAACTCAGATGCTAGACTTGTGCTAGAAGATGGTTCAATTTGGAGAGCGAAATCATTTGGTGCTTCAGGGACTCAAGTTGGCGAAGTTGTTTTCAATACATCACTGACAGG GTATCAGGAAATTTTGACAGATCCTAGTTATGCTGGCCagtttgtgctgatgacaaatCCTCATATTGGGAATACTGGCGTTAATTTTG ATGATGAGGAATCGATGCGGTGTTTCCTTGCTGGTCTTGTAATTAGAAGTTTGAGCATCAG TACCTCTAACTGGAGATGTGCGAAATCTCTGGGTGATTACTTAGCTGAAAGGAATATCATGGGAATCT ATGATGTTGATACTCGTGCAATCACACGCAGACTGCGGCAAGATGGCAGTCTTATTGGTGTCTTGAGCACGGACGATTCCAAAACAGATGAGCAATTGCTTCAGATGTCTAAGTCATGGGACATTGTTG GTGTTGATCTAATAAGTGGAGTATCATGCAAAAGTCCACATGAATGGGTTGATAAAACAAAGCAACAATGGGAGTTTAGTTCCGGTAAAGTGCCCGGAGAGACTTTCCAT GTAGTTGCTTATGATTTTGGAATCAAGCATAATATTCTTAAACGCCTAGCTTCTTATGGCTGCAAAATCACTGTTGTGCCATCTACATGGCCAGCATCAGAAACTTTGAAGATGAAGCCAGATGGGGTTCTTTTCAGCAATGGCCCTGGAGATCCATCTGCTGTTCCGTACGCTGTTGAAACAGTAAAGAATATAATTGGAAAGGTGCCTGTTTTTGGAATTTGCATGGGCCATCAATTGCTAGGCCAGGCTTTAGGAGGGAAAACATTCAAGATGAAATTTGGTCACCATGGAGGAAATCATCCTGTTCGCAACCTTCAAACTGGCCATGTTGAAATTAGTGCTCAG AACCACAACTATGCTGTTGACCCTGCCACACTTCCGGAAGGAGTCAAGGTTACTCATATCAATCTCAATGATGGAAGTTGTGCCGGTCTTGCTTTCCCAGCACAGCAACTTATGTCTCTTCAATACCACCCTGAAGCATCCCCTGGGCCTCATGATTCTGACTACG CTTTTAAGGAGTTTATAGAGCTAATGAAGCAAAGAGAAAACAGAACAAAGGAAAGTCTACCCCAATTCTCAACCCTGCATAGCGGTTGA